Proteins encoded within one genomic window of Empedobacter falsenii:
- a CDS encoding alpha/beta fold hydrolase, translating into MKYSKNKDVILLHGLFGSLSNWGNVIKNIEINYNVYTPTFPLFSTHFKRNSLQNLVQFLENYIQSNKIENPILIGNSLGGHVVLLYALAHPNLVDKLILAGSSGLYESNLQASFVRVRDYEYIKNKVEEVFETKNVVTKELVDDVFSAANTPTQALTII; encoded by the coding sequence ATGAAATATTCGAAAAATAAAGATGTTATTTTACTTCATGGCTTATTTGGAAGCCTTAGTAATTGGGGAAATGTTATCAAGAATATTGAAATAAATTATAATGTTTATACGCCAACATTTCCTTTATTTTCTACACATTTCAAAAGAAATTCACTTCAAAATTTAGTTCAATTTCTAGAAAATTATATTCAATCTAATAAAATTGAAAATCCAATATTAATTGGAAATTCTTTGGGCGGTCATGTTGTATTGCTGTATGCGTTGGCACATCCAAATTTGGTTGATAAATTGATTTTAGCTGGAAGTTCAGGTTTGTATGAAAGCAATTTGCAGGCTTCTTTTGTGCGTGTGCGAGATTACGAGTATATCAAAAATAAGGTAGAAGAAGTTTTTGAAACAAAAAATGTTGTAACAAAAGAGTTGGTTGATGATGTTTTTTCGGCCGCTAATACGCCTACACAAGCTTTGACTATAATTTAA
- a CDS encoding anhydro-N-acetylmuramic acid kinase, with translation MKNPTFCIGLMSGTSLDGLDICYVRFDDNQLFEILHAETIDYSSDWRTKLTEAFQYSAMDLCQLDVEFGYFLGEQVKEFIHKNKIRKVDFVASHGQTIFHQPQKSFTLQIGNGLAIASRCQQKVVCDFRTQDVILGGQGAPLVPIGDELLFSNYDACLNLGGFSNISMNRNGKRIAFDICPINIVLNHYAKQLGFDFDKNGERAEQGHINIALVEELNLLNFYHQPFPKSLGFEWVMNEFLTIVDKYDISIEDKLRSCVEHFVIQIKNTFALYDINNVLITGGGVRNTFFINRLGELSTVEIIIPTDNLIDFKEALIFAFLGYRRVYNEINCLASVTGASKDHSSGIIYHL, from the coding sequence ATGAAAAACCCTACTTTTTGCATTGGTTTGATGTCTGGAACTTCGTTAGATGGTTTGGATATTTGCTATGTCCGATTTGATGATAACCAACTTTTCGAAATTTTACATGCTGAAACTATAGATTATTCATCCGATTGGCGAACAAAACTAACAGAAGCTTTTCAATATTCGGCTATGGATTTATGTCAATTGGATGTAGAGTTTGGTTATTTTCTTGGAGAACAAGTAAAAGAATTTATTCATAAAAATAAGATTAGAAAAGTAGATTTTGTTGCATCTCACGGGCAAACTATTTTTCATCAACCGCAGAAATCATTCACTTTGCAAATAGGAAATGGTTTAGCAATTGCGTCGCGTTGTCAACAAAAAGTGGTGTGCGATTTCAGAACACAAGACGTTATTTTAGGAGGACAAGGAGCGCCTTTGGTTCCGATTGGGGACGAATTATTATTTTCTAACTATGATGCATGTTTAAACCTTGGAGGTTTTTCTAACATTTCGATGAATAGAAATGGAAAACGAATTGCATTTGATATCTGCCCAATTAATATTGTCTTGAATCATTATGCAAAACAACTCGGTTTTGATTTTGATAAAAATGGAGAACGAGCAGAACAAGGACATATTAATATCGCATTAGTTGAAGAATTGAATCTTTTGAATTTTTATCATCAACCTTTCCCAAAATCATTAGGTTTTGAATGGGTTATGAATGAGTTTTTAACAATTGTTGATAAGTACGATATTTCTATCGAAGATAAGCTGAGAAGTTGTGTGGAGCATTTCGTAATTCAAATTAAAAATACCTTTGCTTTATATGATATCAACAACGTGTTGATAACTGGAGGAGGAGTTCGAAATACATTTTTTATCAATCGTTTAGGAGAATTATCAACTGTTGAAATCATTATTCCAACTGATAATTTAATCGATTTTAAAGAAGCCTTAATATTTGCATTCCTTGGTTATCGTCGTGTTTATAACGAAATAAATTGTTTGGCATCTGTAACAGGAGCGAGCAAAGACCATTCGTCTGGAATTATATATCACTTATAA
- the glyA gene encoding serine hydroxymethyltransferase: protein MAQDVIFDLIEEEKERQLNGIELIASENFVSDNVMRAMGSVLTNKYAEGYPGKRYYGGCEVVDEVETIAIDRLKALFNAEYANVQPHSGSQANAAVYLACLKPGDKILGFDLSHGGHLTHGSPVNFSGLTYQTSFYGVDKETGRIDYEAMAETARKEKPQMIICGASAYSRDIDYAKFREVADEVGALLLADISHPAGLIARGILNDPMPHCHIVTTTTHKTLRGPRGGVIMMGKDFENPWGAKTPKGEVKMMSQILNGAVFPGTQGGPLEHVIASKAVAFEEALSDGYMDYIVQVVKNAKALAAALVAKGYDIVSGGTDNHCMLIDLRNKGISGKQAENALVLAEITCNKNMVPFDDKSPFVTSGIRLGTAAVTTRGLVEADMQTVADLIDEVLMNIDNEEIIDGVADRVNEFMSSRPLFQMK, encoded by the coding sequence ATGGCACAAGATGTAATCTTCGATTTAATTGAAGAAGAAAAAGAAAGACAACTGAATGGAATTGAATTAATCGCGTCAGAAAACTTTGTTTCGGACAACGTAATGCGCGCGATGGGTTCTGTTTTAACAAATAAATATGCAGAAGGTTATCCTGGAAAGCGCTACTACGGTGGTTGCGAAGTTGTAGACGAAGTAGAAACTATTGCAATTGATCGTTTGAAAGCGTTGTTTAATGCAGAATATGCAAACGTGCAACCTCACTCAGGTTCTCAGGCGAATGCGGCTGTTTACTTAGCGTGTTTGAAACCCGGAGACAAGATCTTAGGATTCGATTTATCGCACGGAGGTCACTTAACTCACGGTTCTCCTGTTAATTTTTCTGGGTTAACTTACCAAACTTCTTTCTATGGAGTAGATAAAGAGACAGGGAGAATTGACTACGAAGCTATGGCAGAAACTGCTCGTAAAGAGAAGCCTCAAATGATAATTTGTGGTGCTTCGGCTTACTCAAGAGATATAGATTATGCTAAATTTCGTGAGGTAGCTGATGAAGTTGGCGCTTTGTTATTGGCTGATATCTCACATCCTGCTGGGTTAATTGCCCGCGGAATCTTAAATGATCCTATGCCTCATTGTCATATCGTAACGACGACAACTCATAAGACTTTACGTGGTCCTCGTGGTGGAGTTATTATGATGGGGAAAGATTTTGAGAACCCTTGGGGAGCAAAAACTCCTAAAGGTGAAGTGAAAATGATGTCTCAAATCTTGAACGGAGCAGTGTTCCCTGGTACACAAGGTGGACCTTTGGAGCATGTAATTGCATCTAAAGCGGTTGCTTTTGAAGAGGCTTTATCTGACGGTTATATGGACTATATTGTACAAGTTGTGAAGAATGCAAAAGCATTGGCTGCGGCATTAGTTGCAAAAGGATACGACATTGTTTCTGGAGGTACAGATAATCACTGTATGTTAATCGATTTACGTAACAAAGGTATTTCTGGTAAACAAGCAGAAAACGCTTTAGTTTTAGCAGAAATCACTTGTAATAAAAACATGGTTCCTTTCGATGATAAATCTCCTTTCGTTACATCGGGGATTCGTTTGGGTACGGCAGCTGTAACAACTCGTGGGTTGGTTGAAGCAGATATGCAAACTGTTGCTGACTTGATTGACGAGGTATTAATGAACATTGATAACGAAGAAATCATTGATGGAGTTGCAGATCGTGTAAACGAGTTTATGTCTTCTCGCCCATTATTTCAAATGAAATAA